Within Acidaminococcus timonensis, the genomic segment CACACCTTCACCTTTTGCGCCAGGCCTGCCAGAAATTCCACCTCTTCCCAGGCAGACGGCAGGTTGGTGATCACCCCGATGGTCTTTCCCTTATACAGATACCCGTCACAGGTGGCGCAGTAACTGACTCCCCTGCCCAGGAAGGCACTTTCCCCCGCCAGGGAATGGCCATGGGCCACCCCGGGGCAAAGTATGATGCTCCGGGCCTGGTATACATCCCCTGGTGTGGCAAGGTAGAACGCACCCTCCAGGGGCATGATGTTCAGGACCTTGTGGGGTACCACTTCCGGCCTGCCGGCTTTCATGTGGGCCACAAAAGCGTCCATCAGCGCTTCCCCCGATTGATCCGGAAGTCCCAGATAATTCTTCACCTGTTTGCTTTTCCGCAGGGCCAGGCCAAAATCGCCGGTATCGAACAGCACCGTGGAAAGAGACCGGTTGGCAGCTGTCACCGCTGCACTGCAGCCCGCCGGACCGCCTCCCACAATGGCTACATCATATACCATGGCACCTCTCCTTACTTTTCAGTCAAAACTGTCTCCAGAGGCAGTTTGGGGACGTAGTAATCCCGTTCTTCATCCACATAATAGGCCAGAGGCTTTCCTTCCTCAGCCGGCACCAGGGTGCTCTTGTGGCTGGGATAGCCCAGGGCCAGTACCACACTCACTTCCAGCCCTTCCGGCAGTTCCAGCAGAGCCGCGATCTTCGCCCGGTCCACTGCGGCCAGGATGGCGCTGCCCACCCCCTGCTGCCAGGCGGTGATGGCCATGGCATCCAGGGCAATGCCCAGATCGATGTTGCTGATGACGGGATTGGCATCCCCGGGTTTGGTCACTACGATAAAGGCCACCGGCTGTTCCTCTTCCTTCGGGGTCCCGATTTCCTTCGGCAGCGCGGCTGCCCAGTGGAGCATGGGCTGCATGGCCTTCACGTTTTCCGGCTGGGTCACGGACACATACCGCAGCACCTGGCCATTCCGGCCGCAGCTGCGCTGTCGGGCCACATCCACCAGATTACGGACCAGTTCCCGGGGAACCGGTTTCTGGGTAAAGCGCCGGTACGTCCGGCAGGTCTTATAAGATTCAGCTAGTTCCATCTATCCCATCTCCTTTTGTTTCGTTCATTCCACGCCCACAGCGTAACCGTTTTCCCCGTCCGCCTGGATGGTCAGTACATGGGGTGCCTGTGCCAGGAACAGCACAGCCTCCTGCTGACGGATCTGCAGGGGACTGTTGAACACATCCACAGGGGCAAAACCGGCCACCGGCAGGATCCGGATCACGCCCAGGGCATCTTCCCCGATGATGGCCACATCATTCAAATGGGTCCGGCCCGTGCCCCTGTGGCCATAACTCAATACCAGGATATCCTGTTTCCCCGGACGGAAGTCCAGTTTGTACAGGGCATACTCCACACCCTTCTGGAACGTGGCCAGGCCCACGCCATCCTCCACCTGCCAGCCCAGTACCAGCACCTTTTCGCCTCCGGCCGATCCGGTCAGGCTGGCACTGATCTTTTTGGGCTGCCCTTTGGTAAACTCCACCGTCAGGGAAGGCTGCAGCTGTCCGTTGCTGCTCAGGTTGTAGCGGGGCGCAAAATATTGGGCAGCGTCTGCTGCCTGTACGCCCAGGCCCAGCAGCAGCGCAGCGAGAGCCATGTCTCTCAGGATTTTCATAGCGACACCTCCTGCAGTGGATACCATCCTTGATTTTTCCCATCTTTGTATTATACCGTAGAAAACAGGGAAAACACAATTGCCAGTTCCGGTTCAGCCTGCCTCCAGGGCCATTTTCAGAGCCCGGACCCCGGCCTGGATCTTTTCTCCGGCGATACCCGCGAAGGAAAGGAGGAATTCGGGCCATTTTCCGGAGGTGGGCCCCTTCACCGGGATGATTTTTACCCCTCCCATCAGGGCCTTCCGGGCCAGTTCCTCCGCCGTACCCGGCAGGTGCAGTGCGATGTGCAGATGGAGTCCGGAGCCATAGCTCAAAAGCTCCACCTGCTTGCCGAATCCCTGCAGCAGTGCGGTCTGCAGCTGCTGGCTCTTGCTCCAGTAGGAGTTCCGCAGTTTCCGGATATGCCGGGTAAGATGTCCTTCTGCAATATAAGAGGCCAGGGCCAGCTGTTCTACCGTGGAAGAGGTCTGGTTGTACCGGTCCGCAATGGAACGGTAGCCATTCAGAAGCTTTTCCGGCAGCACCAGATAGCTGATGCGCAGGGAGGGGAGCAGGGTCCGGGAAAACGACCCCAGGTAAATGATCTGCTCCCGATTGCCAAAGCTGTGGAGAGCTGGAATAGGCTGGTGCAGATAGCGGAACTCTCCGTTGTAGTCGTCCTCCAGCAGGTACACCCGTTCCAGCTGGGTAGCCACGATCAGATTGTTCCGTTCCCGCTGCGTCAGGGCCCGTCCCTTGTAGGGATTGGTGGGCGAGATCATGAGCAGCCCGGGCCAGTCGGCCTTGGGATTCCCCGGGTCAAAGCGCCGGGTCTCCCATCCCATCAGGTGGAAAATCTGCTCTGCCTGGGGAAACCCGGGTGCTTCCAGGCCCACGGCCTTTTCTGTCAGGGGCAGCAGGGGCAGCAATACCAGGAGCAGGGTCTGGAGCCCGGCTCCCACCAGGATCTGTTCCGGCCGGCACACCACACCCCGGGAGGCATAGCTGTACCGTGCTAGTACCTGGCGCAGTTCCGGCTCACCCTGAGGATCCCCATACCCGGCGATGGAAGAGGGATTGCGCAGCACCGCGTTCAGGCATCGCCGCCAGATCACTGTGTCAAAAGTAGAGGTATCGATGTAATTGTTGGAGAAATTATAGAGTACGGCCGGTCGTTTTTCTTCCGGCTGTTCCGGCACCGTTTCCGTATCGCTCTCTTCCCGGGGCACATACTCCGCCACCTGATACCCCCGGTTGGGCAGGTTGTGTACCACCCCCTGGTCGATCAGGATCTGATAGGCCGCTTCCACCGTGGTCCGGCTCAGCTTCAGGTTCCGGGTCAGCTGACGGATGGAGGGCAGGAACTCTCCGCTCACCAGATGTCCCTGGGCGATTTCCTGCCGAAAGTACCGGGCCAGCTGTTTGTACAAAGGACCCTGTCCGTCCTGTGCCCGAAAGGTAAAGATAGTCGCCATCGCCGTACTCCTTTTTTCCATCGTTGTAGAAGAAAAATATCATCACGGCTATTATAGCATAATTGAGAAATGAGCCAGAGGCGAATTCCCTCTATCGGCTGAAGGCTAGTGACTGGAGACAAATGACTTGCAAAAAAGAGGGTGCCGCATTGCGGCACCCTCTTTGCTTCCGTTTATGCCTGTTTCGCCATGATTTCTTTGGCTTTCATCAGGCGCACCGTACTGGCTCTTTCGTTTTCGCTGAGCTTCATGGTGATGTACTTGATGCTTTCCTGCATTTCCGGGATCATGACGTATTCCAGGGCATTCACCCGCCGGCGGGTCTTTTCGATTTCATCTGCCAGCATGTTGCAGGTTTTCTCCACCTGGGCCAGCTCCAGCAGATCCGGCAGGCAGGTGGTCAGTTCTGTCACGGCCGTATCCAGTTCCCCGGTGGTGAACACGAAGGAATAGGGTACCTGGGCGGCGTCATCCGCCGTAGCCCCCGTGTAGGTCAGCGTGGGCACATCTACGCTCATCACATTCTTGCTCCCCACTTCGAACTCGGCACTCCGGGCCGGGTAGAGCAGCGCTTCGTCCATGGTCAGGGACCCCATATGGGCCCGGGCCACCACGAAATGATGGGACACATTCTGCAGGGCTTTTTCCATCTTCACCCGCAGTTCGTGGTTCCGGCGGATATAGATCATGAACTGCCGGACCATTTCGTCCCGTTTGTCTTTCAGCAGTTTATGCCCCCGGACGGCGGTGGCCAGCCGGCGTTTCAGCCGGGTCAGCTCCATCCGGGTCGGATTTACGTTCGTAGCCATGGGTTATTCCCCCTCGCTGCCGTCCGCCGGTTTGTAGTATTTATCCAGGTATTCATCCCGGATCCGTTTCAGTTCACTGCGCGGCAGGATGCCCAGCAGTTTCCAGCCCAGATCCAGGGTTTCCTCGATGGACCGGTTGGTCCGATAGCCCTGGGAAACGTATTCCCGTTCAAAGGCATCGGCAAATTTGGCATACAGTTTATCCACCTTGCTCAGGGCCGAATCCCCCAGGATGGTGGCCAGTTCCTTGGCCTGTTTCCCACGGGAGTAGGCAGCAAACAGCTGGTTCATGGTATCGGCATGGTCTTCCCGGGTCTTACCCTTGCCCACGCCTTTATCCTTCAGACGGGACAGGGACGGCAGCACGTCAATGGGTGGTGTCAGCCCCTTCCGGTACAGTTCCCGGCTCAGGATAATCTGGCCTTCGGTGATATACCCGGTCAAGTCGGGGATGGGGTGGGTCTTGTCGTCTTCCGGCATGGACAGGATGGGGATCATGGTGATGGACCCCTTCTTGCCCCGGATCCGGCCAGCCCGTTCGTACATGGTGGCCAGGTCCGTATACAGATAGCCCGGATAGCCCCGGCGGCCCGGCACTTCCTTACGGGCAGCAGACACTTCCCGCAGGGCGTCAGCATAGTTCGTAATATCGGTGATGATGACCAGTACGTGCATATCCAACTCGAAGGCCAGATATTCGGCAGCGGTGATGGCCATACGAGGCGTTGCGATCCGTTCGACAGCCGGGTCATTGGCCAGGTTGATGAACATGACGGCACGGCTCAAAGCGCCGGTCCGGTTGAAGTCCTGCATGAAGAAGTTGGCTTCTTCAAAGGTGATCCCTACAGCCGCGAACACCACGGCGAATTTTTCGTCGGTGCCCCGTACTTTGGCCTGCCGGGCGATCTGGGCAGCCAGCTGGGCATGGGGCAGACCGGAACCGGAGAACACCGGCAGCTTCTGGCCCCGGACCAGGGTGTTCAGGCCGTCGATGGCGCTGATCCCGGTCTGGATGAATTCAGACGGATATTCCCGGGCGGCCGGGTTCATAGGTTCGCCGTTGATATCCTTGTATTCTTCCGGAATGATGGCCGGGCCCCCGTCAATGGGTTTGCCCATGCCGTCGAACACACGGCCCAGCATGGAGGGAGCCACCCCCAGCTGGATGCCGTGGCCCAGAAAACGGGCTTTGGCGGTAGAGGGCTGCAGGCCCTGGGAATCTTCGAACAGCTGCACCATGGCTTTG encodes:
- a CDS encoding NAD(P)/FAD-dependent oxidoreductase; the encoded protein is MVYDVAIVGGGPAGCSAAVTAANRSLSTVLFDTGDFGLALRKSKQVKNYLGLPDQSGEALMDAFVAHMKAGRPEVVPHKVLNIMPLEGAFYLATPGDVYQARSIILCPGVAHGHSLAGESAFLGRGVSYCATCDGYLYKGKTIGVITNLPSAWEEVEFLAGLAQKVKVWSSCPVPDAHPENIQPMEGQPQEVLGDEKVTGLQTTAGKEPLDGLFILRETDPLEKLLPGLELNGSFIRVDEKLGTSVPGVFAAGDAAGYPWQINKAAGEGQKALLSAASWLQEKRA
- a CDS encoding nitroreductase family protein, which encodes MELAESYKTCRTYRRFTQKPVPRELVRNLVDVARQRSCGRNGQVLRYVSVTQPENVKAMQPMLHWAAALPKEIGTPKEEEQPVAFIVVTKPGDANPVISNIDLGIALDAMAITAWQQGVGSAILAAVDRAKIAALLELPEGLEVSVVLALGYPSHKSTLVPAEEGKPLAYYVDEERDYYVPKLPLETVLTEK
- the pdxR gene encoding MocR-like pyridoxine biosynthesis transcription factor PdxR, whose product is MATIFTFRAQDGQGPLYKQLARYFRQEIAQGHLVSGEFLPSIRQLTRNLKLSRTTVEAAYQILIDQGVVHNLPNRGYQVAEYVPREESDTETVPEQPEEKRPAVLYNFSNNYIDTSTFDTVIWRRCLNAVLRNPSSIAGYGDPQGEPELRQVLARYSYASRGVVCRPEQILVGAGLQTLLLVLLPLLPLTEKAVGLEAPGFPQAEQIFHLMGWETRRFDPGNPKADWPGLLMISPTNPYKGRALTQRERNNLIVATQLERVYLLEDDYNGEFRYLHQPIPALHSFGNREQIIYLGSFSRTLLPSLRISYLVLPEKLLNGYRSIADRYNQTSSTVEQLALASYIAEGHLTRHIRKLRNSYWSKSQQLQTALLQGFGKQVELLSYGSGLHLHIALHLPGTAEELARKALMGGVKIIPVKGPTSGKWPEFLLSFAGIAGEKIQAGVRALKMALEAG
- a CDS encoding V-type ATP synthase subunit D — its product is MATNVNPTRMELTRLKRRLATAVRGHKLLKDKRDEMVRQFMIYIRRNHELRVKMEKALQNVSHHFVVARAHMGSLTMDEALLYPARSAEFEVGSKNVMSVDVPTLTYTGATADDAAQVPYSFVFTTGELDTAVTELTTCLPDLLELAQVEKTCNMLADEIEKTRRRVNALEYVMIPEMQESIKYITMKLSENERASTVRLMKAKEIMAKQA
- a CDS encoding V-type ATP synthase subunit B, whose amino-acid sequence is MRKDYKTIREVVGPLMLVDQVKGVTYDELVEIHQANGEVRNGKVLVVDGDKAMVQLFEDSQGLQPSTAKARFLGHGIQLGVAPSMLGRVFDGMGKPIDGGPAIIPEEYKDINGEPMNPAAREYPSEFIQTGISAIDGLNTLVRGQKLPVFSGSGLPHAQLAAQIARQAKVRGTDEKFAVVFAAVGITFEEANFFMQDFNRTGALSRAVMFINLANDPAVERIATPRMAITAAEYLAFELDMHVLVIITDITNYADALREVSAARKEVPGRRGYPGYLYTDLATMYERAGRIRGKKGSITMIPILSMPEDDKTHPIPDLTGYITEGQIILSRELYRKGLTPPIDVLPSLSRLKDKGVGKGKTREDHADTMNQLFAAYSRGKQAKELATILGDSALSKVDKLYAKFADAFEREYVSQGYRTNRSIEETLDLGWKLLGILPRSELKRIRDEYLDKYYKPADGSEGE